One region of Candidatus Methanoplasma cognatum genomic DNA includes:
- a CDS encoding Holliday junction resolvase — protein MAAAGDIYERELKGLLSGDRKAITKMIKTCSEEETRSYNLMLEDPFLVIRAAGSLGVDLVALRWDYSFPIEVKSSAEETMHFSRNPRLTEQAANMKEVCCRSSLLPVYAFRLKSVRGDPWRIFTIPTRNELKGKNESLRERIPKMEVTGNGNYVMRWGDGMKLCDLMSYMSDGNVPEEPDGVVSGGTPEEIYEE, from the coding sequence ATGGCGGCGGCCGGAGACATTTACGAAAGGGAACTGAAGGGTCTGCTCAGCGGGGATCGAAAAGCGATAACGAAAATGATCAAGACCTGCAGTGAAGAGGAGACCAGATCCTACAATCTGATGCTGGAGGACCCGTTCCTGGTCATAAGGGCGGCGGGGTCTCTCGGCGTGGACCTTGTCGCTCTCAGATGGGATTACTCGTTCCCCATAGAAGTTAAGAGTTCGGCCGAGGAAACGATGCATTTCAGCAGGAACCCCAGGCTCACCGAGCAGGCCGCGAATATGAAAGAGGTATGCTGCAGGTCGAGTCTTCTCCCCGTCTACGCATTCAGGCTTAAGAGCGTAAGGGGGGATCCGTGGAGGATATTCACGATCCCCACCCGCAATGAGCTGAAAGGAAAGAATGAATCCCTTCGGGAAAGGATCCCGAAGATGGAGGTCACCGGCAACGGGAACTATGTGATGAGGTGGGGCGATGGTATGAAGCTCTGCGATCTCATGTCGTATATGTCGGACGGCAATGTCCCGGAAGAGCCGGACGGCGTCGTCAGCGGCGGCACTCCGGAAGAGATATATGAAGAATAA